From the genome of Papaver somniferum cultivar HN1 chromosome 2, ASM357369v1, whole genome shotgun sequence, one region includes:
- the LOC113352981 gene encoding psbP domain-containing protein 1, chloroplastic-like produces MASLLESIPIPRHLNSRTTISGGRKAYLSSLQKNSRLPPSKIHHHTIYCAAQDTNSKVPRRNAISLMLSSFLISQTGLGGIALSQPLIEFREYLDTFDGYTFNYPKNWIQVKGAGADIFFRDPYVLDENISLEISSPSSSNYKSVEDLGPPQAAAEKVLKQYLTEFMSTRLGVRREANIVSTSSRVADDGRMYYQVEVNIKSYASTNELAVMPQDRVTRLEWDRRYLSVLGVENNQLYELRLQTPENVFLEEESDLRRIMESFRVMKLNV; encoded by the exons ATGGCTTCCTTACTTGAATCAATTCCAATTCCTCGTCATTTGAATTCTCGAACCACCATTTCTGGAGGGAGAAAAGCTTATCTCTCCTCTTTACAGAAGAACAGTAGACTACCACCAAGCAAAATACATCACCATACAATCTACTGTGCAGCTCAGGATACAAATTCAAAAG TTCCGAGAAGGAATGCCATCTCTTTGATGTTATCAAGTTTTCTCATATCGCAAACTGGTCTAGGTGGTATTGCTTTGTCTCAGCCATTAATTGAGTTCAGGGAATATTTAGATACTTTCGATGGTTACACATTCAATTACCCTAAGAATTGGATTCAAGTCAAAGGTGCAGGTGCAGATATATTCTTCAGGGATCCATATGTTCTCGATGAAAACATATCTTTGGAGATATCATCTCCTTCTTCCTCCAATTATAAGAGTGTCGAAGATTTGGGTCCTCCACAAGCTGCTGCAGAGAAAGTGCTAAAACAGTATTTGACAGAATTCATGTCCACCAGACTTGGAGTGAGACGAGAAGCCAACATTGTTTCCACATCATCGAGGGTTGCAGATGATGGAAGGATGTATTATCAAGTTGAG GTAAATATCAAGTCATATGCAAGTACTAATGAGCTAGCTGTAATGCCACAAGATCGAGTAACACGGCTTGAATGGGATAGACGCTACCTCTCAGTTCTTGGGGTTGAAAACAACCAATTATATGAATTGAGATTACAGACGCCTGAAAATGTTTTCTTAGAAGAGGAAAGTGACCTTCGTCGAATTATGGAGTCCTTCAGAGTAATGAAATTGAATGTctga